A single Oryza brachyantha chromosome 8, ObraRS2, whole genome shotgun sequence DNA region contains:
- the LOC102703148 gene encoding B3 domain-containing protein Os02g0455800-like, with amino-acid sequence MAASLALSATTVGVEDVADIEVLETEYLFEKLLMPSDICGNTEWLGISEGHAWKLGRMVQGQDGHFTVFVEDGVVPGKQWRFRSGARANLSSFTTSPHGLSAPLGQANPRAGNEVGGSGRKRQASSGFAGALPMPLPVSSRRRHHTTVVRLIPEPMTETPPVLESMFLIATPPVVKTIRLFGVDIKVPLPSIVQPKRESNP; translated from the exons ATGGCAGCTTCTCTAGCACTCTCCGCTACCACCGTTGGGGTTGAAGATGTAGCTGACATAGAGGTCTTAGAGACGGAGTACCTATTTGAGAAGCTTTTGATGCCAAGCGACATATGTGGGAACACTGAATGGCTTGGAATTTCAGAAGGGCATGCTTGGAAACTAGGAAGGATGGTCCAGGGCCAGGACGGTCACTTCACCGTCTTCGTTGAGGATGGCGTGGTGCCTGGGAAGCAGTGGCGCTTCAG GTCGGGGGCTCGTGCAAACCTTTCTTCATTCACCACATCGCCTCATGGCTTGTCTGCACCGTTAGGACAAGCCAATCCGCGTGCTGGGAATGAGGTTGGTGGCAGTGGGCGGAAAAGGCAAGCATCCTCGGGATTTGCAGGGGCGCTACCAATGCCGCTGCCTGTGTCATCACGCCGTCGACACCACACCACGGTTGTGCGCCTAATACCAGAGCCTATGACAGAGACACCACCGGTTCTTGAATCCATGTTCCTCATTGCGACACCACCTGTAGTGAAGACGATACGACTCTTTGGAGT